The Stieleria maiorica genome includes the window GTTTCCGTTTTTCCACGCGTTCTGGGTCGTTCAACCGGAACCGCCCGAGTCAAAGGTGCAGGTCTTGGCACTGCTGGAAAGCCCCAGCGTGGTCGGCGCGTACCGGTTCATGTTCACACCCGATCGATGGGAGTCTCGGCTGGATGTCCGCAGCACGTTGCACTTTCGCAGTCCTGTGGAAAAGGTTGCCTTGGCTCCGCTGACGAGCATGTGGATGTGGGGCGACGGCCTGGCCGGTCCGCCCAAAGACAGTCGTCCGGCTTGCCACGACGCGGACGGGTTGCTGATCCGTCAAGCAAGCAAAGGCGGACAGTCGGAATGGATCTGGCGCGCCTTCGCGCGGCAGAGCTATCCATCGGTCAGTCGGATTGATGTGGCGCAGCTTCGCGGATTCGGATTGCTTCAACGCAATCGAGCGTTCTTTCATTTCGACGACCACAACGCGCGCTACGATTTGCGGCCCAGTGTTTGGGTCACGCCCAAAGAACCTTGGCGTGACGGTGTCATCGAATTGCTGGAGCTGCCCGGCGCCCACGAAGGCGTCGATAACATCGGCGCCTATTGGGTTCCCCGAGAGCAACCAAAGCCCGGAACGCCGCTTGAGCTGGATTACACGGTCGGGTTCTTTGCCGGCGATCACGGCCAGCAGCGTTACGTCGGCCGGGCCACCGACTTCAATCTCAAACGCGGTGAGTCGAATGACAGCGTAGAGATCGCGATACGTTTTGCCGGTACTGCGGTCGCCCAGATGTCCGAAGCATCCAGCATCCATGTCGACGTCGAAACGATCCGCGCAACCGTGGTGAAGAAGGCGGTCGAGCGGACCGACGCGGGAGACTGGATTGCCACCGTGACGCTGCGGCTGAACGAAGACGCGCCGGCCGAGATAAGTGTCCGGCTACTCGACGCAGGCCGAGCACTCACCGAGCAATTTCGCTACCTCTGTCCGCCACGAACGCCCGAGTTCGTCTACCCCGCCGTTTACACGCGAGAAGAATAGTTTTCGCTGGTGTCCAGGCTTTAGCCGCCACATTTCGCTGCTCCGCAGCGTAGGGGAAGTCGCCTAAACGCTAAACACCAGCACGGGTGTCGCTGCTTCAAGTACGATGCCCTTCCGGGCTGTCGCCCCCCAGTCGCACCGCGACGATCACGGAAAGCGACCGGCCCGTTGATCGTGAAGCATCGCGTAATGCTTACGCCTGCTGGGATCGGCGTCGCCGCCAGCTGGCGGCGGTGATGCTCAAGAGAATCACCGCGGTGGTGGCCGGTTCGGGGATGGCGGTGACTTGGCCGGACAGGATCAGGTTGTCGATGCCGAAGTCTTGGTCGCTCGTCGCACCTTCGCTGCCGTACAGTCGCAGCGCAAACGTGTTGGTGCCAGCGGCCGCTTGCACACCGTTCAAGTCGATCGGACCGGTGTTCCAACGCCCGGTCGAAAAATCCTCGCCCGTCGATTCGGCTCCCGCTTCACCCGGTGCGTGATGGTCGTGTGCCACGTTGGTCAGAAAGTCGGTGTCGCCGAGCAAGCCGTCAACCGCAGGGTCACCCTCTGGGTTGACGAACAAGGAATAGGTGACGCGGGCACCACTGGTGTTCGTCCCGCGAGTCTTCAAGGAGTCGAAACTGATCGATTGCAGATTCAGTCGGAATCCGACGTGGACGTTGACGTCAAAGTAAACGACTTGATTCGTGAACTCGAGTGATCGATCGTCATTCTCGTCGGTGCTGAATCCGAGCGCATTGTCGTAGTCATCGGCGGCGAAGCCGAGTGCGGCCGTGGGATCCAGGTTGCGAGAAAACTGCAATTCGCTAACCGTCACACCCGCGTTGGAGACGCTGCTGGATAGGTTCAGCCCCGTGTTGAATCCGCTCGGATTGCTGGTCTCGGTGGTGTAGTCGTTGCCTTCAAATTCAAAGCGTGCGATGACATCGGCTTGCGCCATCTGGCTCCATCCGATGACCAAACAAAACAGACAGGCCGGGATGAATGGGGTGAAGGTGCGCCAGGGACTTCGGTTCACCGGACGCGGGGTTCGTTGACGCAGCGGCATGTCAGCTCCGCGGTACAAATGGGGGCGGATAGGAAATATAAATCGTCGCAGTGCCCCGGTTGATGTCGGGCACTATAGCGAATGGGATGTTATTCCGCGCCGGGATGTACAAATGATCGAAGTTCGGTGCGACGACCGGGCGCACCTTGCGGGTTGAACGCGGGTGCCGGAGATCAGACACTGGGCCCGTCGATCACTGGCTACTGGAATGGATCAACAGCGAAAACCCACGGATGGCAAGGCGTCCCCGCGGATCCCAGGCTGGATGACATCCGTGCGTACGCCTTGCCATCCGTGGGCCGATTTTTCGAAGTACACCATCGCAACGAGACGCGCCGTGACATGTGCCCGCAACGCACACGCATCAATGCTCCAGGGCCGGTCGCTCCTCCGCCGGATCCGGAATCTTTGGCCGTTGAAATGACCACCCCGCTGTCGGAACGCGTCCGCGACAATTAATCTTGTGCGATGGCTCGCTCGGTGAAACCGCTCTGCAATGACGCAGGCCACCGGGACGCTCGGTTCTTGATTCGAAAAGTCGATGTCCAGACAAGACTCCCTGCCCGATTATGGACGCACGTTTCCGCTGTACGTGCCGCCGATCGACTGGTTTTTTCTGATCGACGACAGCCCCGAGTACACGATGTCGTTCTTCTTGGACCTGGATTTTTCTGGCCAATTGGACCAAGACCTCTTCCAAGCCGCGCTCGACGAGGCGCTATCACGCCATCCGCTGCTGTTCTGCGTCATCGAACTGGCCAAAAAGAATCGCCTCTGCTGGGTTCTGGCTCCCGACAAAGTTTCACCGGTCGATTGGGCCGACGGCGACGTGCCGGTGGAGTTCAAGAACAACGGCTACATCGACATTCGCACCGAAACAGGGCTCCGCATCTGGGTCCGGCAGTCGGCCGATTCGGCCCGCGTCACGATGCAATTTCACCATTCGGCCTGTGACGGCACCGGCGCCTACCGCTTCGTCGGCGACCTGCTGGGGTGTTACATGAAGCGGTTGTCCAGCTGC containing:
- a CDS encoding glucan biosynthesis protein, giving the protein MDLSQCSSFGLAVVVMFGGFACRCSARDPLSTIRCFSDLQQLARQRSTQSAPPRATLPAALADLPYEQYERISYKPDLAIWREERRTYFETFHRGFVQRDKVRVFAVTPSGTAEVPFQKANFTYGEQLDPALIDDDAGHAGIKLISTLDGMPGGQELLTFLGASYFRGRSAETRYGTSARALAVDVALNHDEEFPFFHAFWVVQPEPPESKVQVLALLESPSVVGAYRFMFTPDRWESRLDVRSTLHFRSPVEKVALAPLTSMWMWGDGLAGPPKDSRPACHDADGLLIRQASKGGQSEWIWRAFARQSYPSVSRIDVAQLRGFGLLQRNRAFFHFDDHNARYDLRPSVWVTPKEPWRDGVIELLELPGAHEGVDNIGAYWVPREQPKPGTPLELDYTVGFFAGDHGQQRYVGRATDFNLKRGESNDSVEIAIRFAGTAVAQMSEASSIHVDVETIRATVVKKAVERTDAGDWIATVTLRLNEDAPAEISVRLLDAGRALTEQFRYLCPPRTPEFVYPAVYTREE
- a CDS encoding PEP-CTERM sorting domain-containing protein (PEP-CTERM proteins occur, often in large numbers, in the proteomes of bacteria that also encode an exosortase, a predicted intramembrane cysteine proteinase. The presence of a PEP-CTERM domain at a protein's C-terminus predicts cleavage within the sorting domain, followed by covalent anchoring to some some component of the (usually Gram-negative) cell surface. Many PEP-CTERM proteins exhibit an unusual sequence composition that includes large numbers of potential glycosylation sites. Expression of one such protein has been shown restore the ability of a bacterium to form floc, a type of biofilm.) gives rise to the protein MNRSPWRTFTPFIPACLFCLVIGWSQMAQADVIARFEFEGNDYTTETSNPSGFNTGLNLSSSVSNAGVTVSELQFSRNLDPTAALGFAADDYDNALGFSTDENDDRSLEFTNQVVYFDVNVHVGFRLNLQSISFDSLKTRGTNTSGARVTYSLFVNPEGDPAVDGLLGDTDFLTNVAHDHHAPGEAGAESTGEDFSTGRWNTGPIDLNGVQAAAGTNTFALRLYGSEGATSDQDFGIDNLILSGQVTAIPEPATTAVILLSITAASWRRRRSQQA